In the genome of Fusarium fujikuroi IMI 58289 draft genome, chromosome FFUJ_chr02, one region contains:
- a CDS encoding related to G protein coupled receptor like protein, with translation MSHKFVVGRGMQSIELEPTQRTTLVLFERIGGSISLVAVLCIFVAYALVPKVRNVQNTFIVFASVANVGASVASIIALDGLELGVASPLCQAQSFMFHMFMQSDPWWSLAMAFNVFLVFFFRAKPDSFRRWWWIYCLICYGGPFAIAMALLLVRNPNRGLVFGEATIWCWVNQDWEGIRIYTYYMLVWVCIAGSILFYFLVGYHVFHTRNQLKSLTASRSREPAPFEPPQPQAQRQVEFLSVPQDCFYGTIVTEVQVVHSTPSANHLPSEPKPAYTAGPSSPQVSFDENPHVAQGSHSHYFSTSISPGIDSRERTSMSPLRRITSATNRTVNKFVIDDPIKRAYLRTSFLFALSVLVTWIPSSLNRIHSWLVGTSPYEYHVATAAVLPLQGLWNAVIFFVTSGKPLREWYRNLRYPQAQDREMIETRVEHDEHVGRSGESFLDDTDSGSDVELRRMGEAPGKRSASL, from the exons TCTATAGAACTCGAGCCGACTCAGAGGACAACGCTGGTGCTGTTTGAGCGCATAGGAGGCTCCATCAGCTTGGTCGCTGTCCTCTGTATCTTCGTCGCGTATGCGCTTGTGCCCAAAGTTCGAAATGTTCAAAACACCTTCATCGTGTTTGCGAGCGTCGCGAATGTCGGTGCGAGTGTTGCGAGTATCATCGCCTTGGATGGTTTGGAACTAGGCGTCGCTTCGCCTCTTTGTCAGGCACAGAGTTTCATGTTTCATAT GTTCATGCAGTCTGATCCCTGGTGGTCTCTGGCCATGGCATTCaatgtcttcctcgtcttcttcttccgcgCCAAACCCGACTCATTCCgcaggtggtggtggataTATTGTCTTATTTGTTACGGTGGCCCTTTTGCTATTGCCATGGCGTTGCTTCTGGTTAGAAACCCGAACCGCGGCCTTGTGTTTGGTGAGGCCACT ATCTGGTGCTGGGTCAACCAGGACTGGGAAGGAATTCGTATATACACTTACTATATGCTCGTCTGGGTTTGTATCGCTGGTTCGATCCTCTTCTACTTCCTGGTTGGCTACCATGTCTTTCATACTCGGAACCAACTCAAGAGTTTGACTGCCTCAAGGAGTCGAGAGCCAGCTCCTTTTGAGCCACCCCAGCCCCAAGCT CAACGTCAAGTCGAGTTCCTGTCAGTTCCTCAAGACTGTTTCTACGGCACTATCGTCACTGAAGTCCAGGTCGTTCACTCAACACCCTCAGCGAACCATCTCCCTAGTGAACCCAAGCCCGCTTACACTGCTGGTCCATCGTCACCCCAAGTCTCCTTTGACGAGAACCCACACGTCGCGCAGGGATCTCACAGTCACTACTTCTCGACCTCTATATCCCCTGGTATCGACAGTAGAGAGCGAACTAGCATGTCCCCTCTCCGCCGCATAACATCGGCGACAAACCGAACCGTCAACAAATTCGTCATCGACGATCCCATCAAGCGGGCTTACTTACGTACGAGCTTCCTTTTCGCCCTTAGTGTGCTGGTGACTTGGATCCCGAGCAGTCTGAACCGCATCCACAGCTGGCTCGTCGGTACGTCTCCCTACGAGTACCATGTCGCCACGGCCGCCGTCCTTCCCCTCCAAGGACTCTGGAACGCGGTGATTTTCTTTGTGACGAGTGGGAAACCCCTTCGAGAGTGGTACAGAAACCTACGCTACCCCCAGGCCCAGGATAGAGAGATGATCGAAACACGGGTGGAGCATGATGAGCATGTTGGAAGAAGCGGCGAGAGTTTCCTGGACGACACAGACTCCGGTAGCGACGTTGAGCTGCGAAGAATGGGAGAGGCGCCGGGCAAGAGATCGGCGAGTCTCTGA